The following nucleotide sequence is from Streptomyces leeuwenhoekii.
CTGGTCATCGCGAAGATGCCCATGATGATGAAGCCGAAGTGCGAGATCGACGCGTAGGCCACCAGCCGCTTGATGTCGCGCTGGCCGACCGCGAGCAGCGCCCCGTAGATGATGCTGATCAGGGCGAGGACGAGGATGACGGGCGTAGCCCAGGTGCTGGCCTCCGGGAAGAGCTGGAGGCAGAAGCGGAGCATCGCGAAGGTGCCCACCTTGTCCACGACCGCCGTGATGAGCACGGCGACCGGGGCGGTGGCCTCCCCCATCGCGTTGGGCAGCCAGGTGTGCAGCGGCCACAGCGGCGCCTTCACCGCGAAGGCGAAGAAGAAGCCGAGGAACAGCCACCGCTCGGTGTTCGTCGCCATGTCGAGCGAGCCGTTGGCCCGGGCCTCGGCGATCTCGGTGAGCGAGAAGTTCCCGGCGACCACGTAGAGGCCGATCACCGCGGCCAGCATGATCAGACCGCCGGCCAGGTTGTAGAGCAGGAACTTCACCGCCGCGTACGACCGCTGCGTCGCCGCCGTCTTCTCGCCGTGCTCGTGGGCGCGGTCCCCGAAGCCGCCGATGAGGAAGTACATCGGGATCAGCATGGCTTCGAAGAAGATGTAGAAGAGGAAGACGTCGGTGGCCGCGAAGGAGATGATCACCATCGCCTCGACGGCCAGGATCAGGGCGAAGAAGCCCTGCGTCGGCCGCCACCGCTTGCTTCCCGTCTCCAGCGGGTCGGCGTCGTGCCAGCCCGCCAGGACGATGAACGGGATCAGCACGGCGGTCAGCGCGATCAGCGCCACCGCGATGCCGTCCACGCCCAGCTCGTAGCGCACCCCGAACTCCGCGATCCAGGAGTGGGACTCGGTGAGCTGGTAGCGGTCGCCGTCCGGGTCGAAGCGCACCAGGATCGCGATCGCGAGGGCGAGCGTGGCCAGCGAGAACAGCAGCGCCAGCCACTTGGCCGCGGTGCGCTTCGCGGCCGGCACGGCGGCCGTGGCGATCGCCCCGACGGCGGGGAGCACCGCCGTCGCTGTCAGCAGGGGAAAGGACATCGGTATCAGACCGC
It contains:
- a CDS encoding NADH-quinone oxidoreductase subunit M, whose translation is MSFPLLTATAVLPAVGAIATAAVPAAKRTAAKWLALLFSLATLALAIAILVRFDPDGDRYQLTESHSWIAEFGVRYELGVDGIAVALIALTAVLIPFIVLAGWHDADPLETGSKRWRPTQGFFALILAVEAMVIISFAATDVFLFYIFFEAMLIPMYFLIGGFGDRAHEHGEKTAATQRSYAAVKFLLYNLAGGLIMLAAVIGLYVVAGNFSLTEIAEARANGSLDMATNTERWLFLGFFFAFAVKAPLWPLHTWLPNAMGEATAPVAVLITAVVDKVGTFAMLRFCLQLFPEASTWATPVILVLALISIIYGALLAVGQRDIKRLVAYASISHFGFIIMGIFAMTSQGQSGATLYMVNHGISTAALMLVAGFLISRRGSRLIADYGGVQKVAPVLAGTFLIGGLATLSLPGLAPFVSEFLVLVGTFTRYPVIGIIATFGIVLAALYTLVLYQRTMTGPVKPEVATMPDLRVRELAVVAPLVALLLFLGVYPKPVTDIVNPAVEQTMSDVQKKDPQPEVEAAK